In one Streptomyces sp. T12 genomic region, the following are encoded:
- a CDS encoding TetR/AcrR family transcriptional regulator C-terminal domain-containing protein, translating into MTLARYVFGLAIELNHENGAGGPRNEESVAVLRGVDPARFPAVHSIAEALPVPVEEVFSFGLDLILRGLGAFRDGG; encoded by the coding sequence GTGACGCTGGCTCGTTACGTATTTGGCCTGGCGATAGAGCTCAACCATGAGAACGGCGCCGGTGGGCCGCGCAACGAGGAGTCGGTCGCTGTCCTGCGGGGCGTGGATCCGGCACGGTTCCCCGCTGTCCACTCGATCGCGGAGGCGTTGCCGGTGCCTGTCGAAGAGGTCTTCTCCTTTGGGTTGGATCTCATCCTCAGGGGGCTGGGGGCCTTCCGTGATGGCGGCTGA